The DNA region CTGGATAGACGCTCACCTGTGCGCGCTCAGAAAGCCACAGAAATGAGCTGCCGCCGGCGAATATGATGACAAGGAGGGCATCAGAGGTGGTGCAGCCACGCTGCCTATACGCCCCCCACCTGGAGGTCGTATGAGTTTAATGAATGTTAGGAcagggagagagacggagagtgGAACAGAAGCTGtgaggaaagagagaaatagcaaaaaaaaaaagaaaaagaaaaggaaaggcaGATGTCTGGGCTGAGAGAGGGTCACAGAGAGTGGCGCATCTTTCATGATTCTTCTCTTAACAATGCGAGCATTTGCAGAAGATGCAAAGaatgaggagagagacagactgaacaTACAGCGGAGTAAAAACAAGAGCAGGTTTTAGGCTTCCTGAGCTCCACTTTCTGTATTTCTATGTCAAACACCAAGAAATCTTCAAAGCATACGCTCTTACATGCGAATTTCAATAGGGCTTCAGATGAAGTAGTATTCAAACAGATAAAAGTACCAGACTTCTGAGGTATGTAGATAACAGAGAGGACCAACATGTCCTACATTTCACTGGGAGAGAAATCATTATTAATGAGTATTATTAGTTAAGGAAACACACTCTCACAGTTCAATGTTTCCGCATCTATTACTAGAGATAttgaaaaatacacattaaaatgctgagtaggtctctgctgctctgtgtttctctACTTCAGTGAACCCTCTCTGTCTACATGCTCTGTCAATCTGACTGCTCACTCTTGTGTAGGATCTAAATTTTATGACATTAATATAATCATTATTTGGTTTTATGCGTGATGAGCTCCTGTGTAGAGAGTAACAGGAGTgccataaaaaataataaacttgtaaaagagcaagaaaataaatatggaaatataaggacaaagaaaatataaaagaataattgcatgtatttttcaatttatttctgcatatatttatttatatattttgaatatttagatttatttatattttgcatatacattacttttttttatttttatcatattattaaatattttttatgatgtaatttatttattttatccttttatttttccttattcttttgcttttgctctTAGAAGCGCCAAGCTGTCAATCGGTTGCTTTTGAGCTGGCCTTCCTGCCCAGGCTGAACAGTCAATGCCTGCGCACATGAATCCTGCTTTCGTGGGCGCTTTTTAGCGTGGAAAACAGGAAGTAGACGCGACACGGACTAGGACGTGAGCAGTATAAATGGGGTAGTGCTTTGAATCAGCGAGGGAAACATCATGGCAGATGCAGAACAAGAGTTAAGCTATCTTGTTAAGGTGTCcaacaagttatttttttctcctgccAAAGCCGGATTCAGGATTTCCAGGATACTCATCTTAGACAGGAAGACCCGCCCCAAACCAGCTGGTTGCTTGTCCCTTCAAGGAACAGCAAAAGCAATAGgctgctgcagggatgacgttCAATTGAAGGCCAACCCTTAGGTTAATGTTGCCCTGGCTCCCTTGACAAAAAGCCTACAGGGATTTTCCATtgtattttggattattgcagaaaataagctctgtggcaaacgaCTATTAATGACACGTGTTGTTCAGCAACATAATCTGTACGAATgaacttttatgatttttgaagtctAAATGGAATCACCGGCAgtaaaagctaacattagcctgtaCACAAACTACAGTACACCACAGTCACGTCACCACTACAACAAAACTATAAAGCTATCTTCAGTGTGATGACGCCCTGCGGTCTCATTTAGCTActtcaaaattcatgagtggggtatttactgacgtattttatgtgGACGAACAAAACGtcaaagtctcttaagcttgtgtcaaccacagaccttattccAGGCACCCTACCAAAAGCCCATTACAAcaacccattgactttgagcaGATGGAACTGAGAGTGCTGGAAGTGACTCACTCCTGTAGCACTCTATAGCACTCTATAGGGAAGAGAATAAGGAAGAATAAGGGGATATAATAACTAAACTACatcatataaataaaataaagtaaaagatatacagaaatatatatatatatatatatatacagaaatAAACTGACAAATATATGTAAAGATAAATTAATAtgcttaatattttttttatattttgtcttctacgtttatttcctcctttatttatttctctttgtatttccatatttgtatatacttttttttattatatttatttctctttatatttacacatttttatttacttttttattatatttatttctctttatatttacacattttatttacttatttatttcttattacatttacacattttatttacttattttatttatttctctttatatttacacattttatttacttatttattatatttatttctctttataTTTCCCTGTATTTTGTTATCCttttacagatttattttttgcaatggCACGTCTATGACTCCATTTTTACCTTGTTACCCAGTAATAGTATAACTATAACTTGTAATTATTAAGTAGGTACTCAGAAATCTTAAAAATAGTCCCTCTtacttaattattattattcctacCACTCATCTTTCCCTTGGTGCTCTGTATAAAATTTTTCATGTAGCCTAGGCATATATTTAAAGTGTTTCATACTTTCATGCTGTGTGATATGGGATTTTAGTGTCTAATCATTTACAACACACTGCTCGAAATAATAACAAAGTAGCTTTCCCTTTGTTTTCGCAGTATTTCATGAGTCTGGCTCAAGCCCAGTCTGGCTTTAGTATTCACACCACGTAGCCAAATCCAAACTTTTCACCGCAATCATGTGACATGCAGTCCCAGAATCTATTTGATAACCTGCCACGACTAGGTGTTCCCTGCTTTGTCTTTGAAAAGTGATTGAAATTCCTTACACCTACGCCCACTCATCCACCTACCACCACCGCCGAGGCACACAACAAACCATACAGAATGCAATAAAGCAAAGGATGTGTTTTCAGCAGCAACACGTGCGCAGACCACAGTTTTAGTAACTAGATGTGAAAAGGGTTGATGGTACTTTTAAAGAGGTTGAAATTTTAGGTTTCAGATGAGACAGAATTAAAAAATCTCGTAAATGTGTTTGTGCTTCTGTTTCATTTAATGAAGTTCACAGACAAGCATCGTGGCTAAGGCAGTGATTAAATACTTTcgtaacaaaaatataaacatggaTTCGGCAAATAAAGAACAGAGTGAAGGGCTGCGTGGTGCAGCATATACTGTACTAACTTACCTGATTCATGCTGAAAAGAACGAGACAGAAACCCTTCTGCCCTGTATAGAAACTGATGAGACCAACAGTAAGTGATATTAGGTGGTTCATACTCGCATTATGGCTTTACATTTCAGATTCACCACCACAGTGCTGCAGCTTAATTCTGCTCTCCCTGAAGACTTCACTGACATTTTCCAAGGTCTTGCTTTCAAGCCCTGCCTTGATTAGTGAAGCAGGTTTTAAGAGGAACTAATCCCATTCCctggaatatttttttttcacgaACCAGTCGGCAAATGAGGAATCTAGTCAGCAATAATACACAGTAACAGGAACAGAAAATCATGTGATCCTGAAGTTGAAATGACGGCTATATCTGGCAATAAACAGGATGTTGACGCTGGCTGGTAAGTGATCATTACAAGTGCATAAGCAGTGTCATCTTAGATTTGCTCCGTTCATTAGTGTCACTTCAAAAAATAGTACTGCTTTTGCTGTTTCACTTGGATATTGTCTGGAGCCTGCTGATAGTTAGCTACCCGCCTTAGCCATGTCATTATAATGCAGGaataccattttttttaatttgtggaaTACATAAATCTTGTGTCAGTTAAAAATATCTCTCAAACCTCTACTCCCACTTGAAATCGTGACCCACCATTTCATAAAACTTGACGTTGTAAGGTCTATAGAAGTCTCGCAGTTGCTCAATAGCATCTCTGTCTATCTGCACGTGAGTTCTGCCCTTGGACTTGCCCAGGCAGCGAGGTGAGCCACTGCTCTCCGGCTTTTTAAGGCAAGGGAAGCCCTTGGTGCGGTTGAAATagaagtgtttgtctgtgacaaTGCGCTTTAACCCAAGGAAGTCTTGCACCCGAGCCAACTCCCCTGCCGGGTCTGTGATAAGACGCTCTCCGCTCACAAAGTGGATCTGGGCCAGAGGGAAGAAGCGGAGCCAGTTTTCAAGGTGCAGAGCGTACAGGCCGATCCGAATGGCATTCCAGGACGTGTCCACAATGCCCAGGGTCTGGTTTCTGAAGGCTAGATCCTGGAAGCTCGGCAGGTCGGGCGTTTTGGATAAAGTCTGAGTATAATCTGATATTGCACGGGTGACGGGGTCGCGCACCACCACTATGAGCTTGGTATCTCGGGACATGGCAGAGATCCGGTGTGGCGTCTCTTTTGTCACAAAGTAGCTTGGTGTCTTCTCCATCGTGATTTGGCTTTCGAGAGTCCTTGGCATTAAACCtctgagagagagatgaaaacacAGAGGAAGTGAGTGGAAGGTTTCTcatttacattcacattacttaagctgtatttttatgacatttcctTGCTGTTTTGAATCGCTCACATTACCACAAAGGCTAacaaattcacacacagaggacacaacGTCCTTGCATTCACTCTGTCGAAAGGGAAAAGTGTGTATTAGTTGTCTATTTAGGGCAGGATTACACAAGTGAGTTTTCAAAGGCACAAAACCACCGTAGCTGAGAAGCTCCAGTTTGGACATGAAACCCAGTTTCCTGATGTAAATGATAATAGGACGCAGAGTCATAGTAGCCTGTTGTCACTGGAGACTTGTCTCGCAGACAGCTCTCCTGTGCATCAGCCCAACATAGTTCAAGTGTAATAAATCACCATGAATGCAAACAGAACACATATAGCTGAGTGACTCTGGTAGGTTACTTCTGGGTCTTCAAACTAGGACATTGTTGTCATTGAAGGAAATGGATTGAGCGGCCTTCACAGGGTAAAAGTTTGGATTTTGATTGGAAACCACCAAAGGCCAAGGACAGATTTTAAATAGAGCCTCTAAACACGGCAATTCTTTTCACAAATAACTAAGCTATCATTTAGtcgaaataaaaaaacagttaaccaagtgaaatgaaaaaacatttgcCTGGCTTTAATCCTGTGTCCTTGTTCAAATATATTTCAGAAAATCAGTATCaaagtatttttacatcaaaatcTCCGTCTTTTGTCTTTCTGTACAGTGGTCTCGTATGTTTGATGACTCAAGGACATTtacaaaatctaatcaaatGAGCCTTTAGGCGACTAGCTAGCCAGACGGTTCATATAAAATGACATTTCACCGTCTACGGACTGCCGTAGCTAACGGAGCAATATGAAAAAGGAAACAATGCGACTGGGGTCTATTTTATTCATCTGTCACTGGTCCTCCTCCTGATCTAACAAGGGAGCTGTGTGTCGAGTCAACAGTCTGCTGTAGCATTTTAGCAGTCCAATCAAATGCAaaggatttgatttaaatccctTGTGTAACTGTGTACCACTCACTGGGAAATACATCACACTACAGAAGCTAAAGATACCCTAACTTCCACTTCACTGGGACATTATAAATGTCCATTACAATTTCCTAGGTCTCAAGTTGATGTGATGAAGTGTCTTGATTTGTCCAGAACCTAAAAATATTCAAGCCATCATAATGTTAAGAAAAGGAAGACGCTAATTTCTACATTTGAAAATCttaaatgagaaaatgtttggcctatgtactttaaaataacatgtaggtccagtgtgtaggatttagggggattaacattttagttttgttaccttagaatgagcgaTTTACATCTGCATAcaatacagagcaggtcctctgttgttctacagtagcccagaacggacaaacaaaacactggttCAAGATAGGGCCAGTCGCATatttgcatcagccactgttGTTATTCTACATTCTCCTTTGTATTGCtcggcacacaggagaagtttcagttgctTGCATTCTGCAACGTCAACACTAGATGCAACTAAACCCTACACGCTAGAccaatggttcccaactggtgggtccaaaagtgggtcgtgggtccattctgaatggaccgcaagtaaCTCGCagacatgtcaagtttgtaaaaaagaCACTCtgttttgaagtacagtgaatttccagcacagagcttttattttgaagtcctgttgcctgctgtaaagtgagtgactaatggacagctacttgacgaagacagcaaactagctcaacaacatggccaaaagaagagttgcagattaattttctaTCTAGCGACTAAAGCCTAGTCCACACGGACCCGTTAACTTCTGAAACTGTGTATTATTCTGTGCGATTTGGCTGTTTGGCCACACGCAGCTGCACTTTTGGGCCCTGTTGCTAGCTACCCCAACTACACTACTTTTGTGGATCGGGTTGATTTTATTTTCCGCTATTCTGGTattgactctgacttctgattggttaaaatgACCTTTCCGTTAGAAGTTACAttgccacctactgctttggcatgtgtattacatcacttgGTAGCAGGTTTTGCGGTTTCGTGTGGATATCATATTTTTTCATCACACCACTCGTGTGGACGAATTCTGTTTGGAAACTGGAGCCCGAAAAACAGCAGTTGTTGAAGCTCTACCTTTAAATATAaccctgtactgtatgtgttgaaATTTAAGAGCATCTTCCAAatgattttgatgtttttgttgttcgaaaaatgaggaaaaacacaATGAAGATTGGTGCAATCTATGAAATTTCACAACTTATTCAGGTTATACTGACACTGTCAGTGGGGGCACCGTTTCAGAAATGTTATGATCCTGCAAATAGTGGCTGCAAATTGTGAATTTCTTTGTGAATTAGGCTGACAAATACAAGCGAGCCTCAGCGTGTCATGTCTTAACTAGCTGGTAATTAGATTCACTATCTAAATGACACTGTGAAATATTCAAACAGCTTGAAAATTAACTCTGGAGATTGAAAATGGGCGCAAGGAGGGTGCAGCTGAATTCCCTGTGCTTAAATTCTTGAAAGGTTTATTGTACCCCAAAACAACCTGTGAAATAGCTCgtcttcatttgtttgtttgtttgtaccCACTGTAGCCTTTAACGCTGCTCTGACATGTCTCATTACTGCATTTCTCCTCATCTGCATACCAAGAATAAGACTATGACTACTCAAAACAATAGTTTGGCCCTCATTGATGAGGGGCTTATTTACACCAAAGTTTCCTGAGAAGCAACGGTTTGTTTGGAAAGCAAACCCTCAAAAGTCAGCCAGTTGGCGTTTGACCTTTTTCTTGTCGGTTTCGACAGCTGACGAACTACGGTAATAGGCGAAGGTTCACATCTGGTTCACATCTCATAGACACACACTCTGAGATAAAAAGGGCTTCAGCCACTAACCGCCCAGAAGAGTGCCAATTAGTGGAGATACTTTCagtttataattattttataaTACTACCGATACACATCCCTCCTGCGGGCTGCGTGACAGCCAATCATCAACATGACATGTATTTGGAAGttgatgtgtgtgagtgtgtttgtactCGATTGGATATCTGCATGTGTGCACATATTTCATGACTAAACCACAGCATTTCAGCTCAAAATCTgtaattaagatttttttttttttagaaaatatgtGGAGGTTTTTATGCATATGGAAACTCTCTGAGTTAGCTGCACTTAGTTAAATATGCGTCATGTAGCGTTTTAGAGATAAATCCTTTACTTCAACATTCATTTCGAGACTAGTTTAATTGCCGTATACACAAACAAGACAATAGCTCAGAGGCCTGCCAGCGACAGCAGGCCCACATGCTGCAGTTTACAATGTTTGCCTCGAGAGGTTGGATTTTATGAGAAATCTGATGAATTGctctacagtgcatcaaaacaagAGGGCCACTTTTGTGCCgatgtaaacagagctcaggcCTCCAAAGTTTTCCCCGCAATATGAACGTGAAACGAGTCGAGAGACTGcaggaaacacatccaacatgttTACCCACCTCAAAACATAATGTACACAGAGAGGCAGCGACGGGAGGGAGGGGGACAGAGCGCATTTTTGACAGTAAGCAGCTGATTTAATGTGGTTTTCATATTCAGAGGTGCCTGTAGTACAATAACTGGCAGCAGACGGAGGCCACCATTTGTCTCAGCTTTTGACTTCCTTTGTATtaccattattttttattacttgtATTCTTTTTAGAGGGTCAGTTCCATCACTACAGAATTAAACAAGAATATTGCAAGGGAACACACCCAGGaattttttcctcttcttcaaaAAGAAGGACAAAACCACATTATAGCTACATATGAAAACCtataactaataataatacatttcagtaataaaacatacaataagCAGCAGAGCATACTGTAGGTCAGCAATCAGCAATGAGTCAGTATAAAATAAGATGCATTTAATGTGAGTAGTTTGTAAATGGGGTTTAAATTCCACTTGTAGGAATCTGGAATTACATTTAACATCTGTATTGGACAAAAATTGACATGATCTTTCAGATTATAAAGCTAAATGGTATATTATGAAGCACATTTcacatgatttttatttcatcatcATTCTGTTTGGCTGCAGAGAGCAGGCCTGAGCAGATAcaagtgtttaatgatacaagCCCAGCTGACCACCAGCCTTAAATGTCCAGAGACTCCCAAGAGTCCTTGTGGTTCTCAGCCAAATGAAAAGACTACTTTTACTAATTAAGGCTGCTAATTACTCATCCCTCCTACACAGATGCAAAGCATTCACTGGTGTAATTCAGTTTTAACTGGTTATTACGGATGACAGCATagggttgcagcagtatgatGGTTTCATGGTACACCATGGTatgaaaactgatgtttaaaccATGTGCATTTGCTAATCTATAGTATCAGGTAAAAATGGAGAAtctcatctttattttattgtttttcaaaaGGCAGACTTTTGACAAGTGGATACCATTGGGACTGAAAAGTAAAGCCATTGCAGAAGTGCCAGAAGCTGCAGTTTATCGAATCACAGTTGAGGGTGgctccaaaacaaagtaaatccccatgtagaaataaacatggggattattcatgacaactgtacagaaggttatttatttatttatttttttataacccacctatttacattttttaatgctcaaagttacacatatttaggGGTGAGGCCActtaagtgacaggctgtctgtgaggcaaaacaagatggcgatggctgatatgctgaacttgaggctgcagcatggcagtccacaaaccaatgggtgacgtcacggtagctGTATCAATTATTGTATAAAGTCTATACTTTTtatactagggctgcaactaatgattattttcattgtcgactaatctgtcgcttatttcttcgattagtcgactaatcattttatcgaaaaatgtgtcaaaatgttgaaaaatgtcggtctgtctctcccaaacccccaaattatgtcatctgatgtcttgtttcgcactcacgccaaagggttttagttcaccgtcattgGAAAGTGCGttaagctgccaatatttgaacataagaagctgcaataagagtattttggggtactatTATAGTACTTCTCTATGagaaatgactcaaaccaatgagtcgactactaaaatagtcattgattattttaatagtcgattagtcatcgattagtcgacgaAACATTGCAGCCCTACATACTACCTtgaaaaaatggtttcaaattttattttgtttagctAAAAAAAccctctgttttcattccattaaaggtccagtgtgtaggatttaggtggatatactggcagacatattcataatatttttttaaattcagtcagCCTGCTGCTCACTTTCATAACATATGCATTTTTTCACGATTTTCCACTTAAGTAGAAGCTGTTGAAGAAGCAGGCAAAGTCATCtcctgccttacaaaccatttccAATCTGAAGTTTTGTCggtgcctcagcagcagggatCTGCTAATAGCTACTGTTTTAAGATAGAgatctgatacagattcttttgtactgaagctgctggttgacaatattttgcacactgttcaatatatttaaatatgaccacagtaagtattcattgtcatttcagagagctgtattctggtcatggtggaaaagcctctgaagacagcattttacatgaagtatttactcactgtttaaattgctcctgaaacctctcaACCTTCATATGTGCATCAACATTAGGTGGgcaaagtcatctagtgggccggattggaccctttggtgggccTGTATATTGACACCCCTGCCATCAACACAGGGAGCTGACTCTCTAGTCCGCCATGTTTCActtccatgtttctacagtagttcagaatggacaaaccaaacattggctcGAGATAGGGCCATTGCTTTTTTCGATTTTCGCATTGGCCATCAAAGTTAACATCCTCTTTGCAACgagcagtgtcagaaaaacactgattttttttttacgtgaaactgctttattcagaatttttagtggtttaaatcacagggtctgtttgttttagatcTGTTGTTACCTCTGCAGGTAAgccggctcctggtaaaaacttcctAAACGTCTAATGtctgagcacacattagctggTGCTGAGCTAGCGGCCTGTCTGTGACAAGTGAAATAGGGTCACAGAATTATTGATTTCCTGcatcaaactgctttattcagagacctctgaggataatttggctcctggtaagaACTTCCTTAAAAATAAAGACTGAAGAATCCTAACCGGGAGTTCACACTAAGGaaatgggagaagtttcagctggttgcaatctgcaatattcactgctagatgccactaaatcctacacactgctcctttaagggtcattttaacacataataattataataaaatgatcaaataaTAATGTTCTGAGGTGGTTAtctactgtgaaaatctcatgtTACAACCCTGTTacagatatacagtacatgcaccTGTGCCGGTGACGCATGCTCTTACCTGTACCACTCCAGGCCTCTGTCATAGTTCCTGTCAAAGAAGTGAGTCTCGGTTCCAGCCGCTCGCACGTCCGGGTGAATCCTGATGAACTCCAGCACAGCTCTGGTGCCTCCCTTTTTCACACCGACTATGATGGCGTTCGGCAACTTTTTATTCCCAAACTTTAAGTTACCCATGGGGGGACTGGGCGTGTCGACGCGGAGAGTCGAAGGAGGTCTTTGGTCGGTTCTCAGCCGAGATGCCTCGACACTGCTCGGTCTCGCATCCAGAGGCAAAACGCAGGACGGTGATTTCTGAACGCGTCTTTTGACTCCATCGGCCAGGACGCGCTGGCAGCTGGGCGTCGGATCACCTGACTTTTGCATGATGGTTTCGGCTGGGAATAGTGCACAGTAGCACAGATAAGAGAGTAAAAGGGATAATAAGCAGATGGATGTTCTTGTGAGCCGGTGAGAGAAGGGAAGAAGTCGAGTGAAGAGGAGCACGCATGCCATCTCTCCATGGACATGAACAGTGCATGGTTTTCTAATTCTAATTCCGTCCTTCTTCTGATTCTTTAAGTCGCTTTAAGTGGCTGAAGTGTCCACTGTCCCCAAAGCAGAAATGAATAAGAACTTCTGTACTTGTCAGGTGGTGATCAACTCTTCCATCACTTCATCGCAGCGCGCATTAACACAATCCATCTGCGTCCCGTCTCCTCGGGTCGTTAATTGAAAAGGCATCCTTCGCTGCGCACTGAGTTTGGAAATGACACCCTCCTGTAAAACTCCTGGACGTCTCCATGGCCACCACGCACGAGTGAGAAGCAGTGGGAGTGCGCGCTCTGACAGCTCCAAACCGTCTGAgcgacagaaaaaaatatttcaacacGGTGACGTCACAGCATCTTTGcattagagagaaaaaaaagtaaccagCTCTCTGTGCTCTCATTCTTCATCTGACTTCACTTCTCATCATGCGGGCTCCTTTCTGGAGGA from Epinephelus fuscoguttatus linkage group LG20, E.fuscoguttatus.final_Chr_v1 includes:
- the LOC125880681 gene encoding heparan sulfate glucosamine 3-O-sulfotransferase 2-like, whose amino-acid sequence is MACVLLFTRLLPFSHRLTRTSICLLSLLLSYLCYCALFPAETIMQKSGDPTPSCQRVLADGVKRRVQKSPSCVLPLDARPSSVEASRLRTDQRPPSTLRVDTPSPPMGNLKFGNKKLPNAIIVGVKKGGTRAVLEFIRIHPDVRAAGTETHFFDRNYDRGLEWYRGLMPRTLESQITMEKTPSYFVTKETPHRISAMSRDTKLIVVVRDPVTRAISDYTQTLSKTPDLPSFQDLAFRNQTLGIVDTSWNAIRIGLYALHLENWLRFFPLAQIHFVSGERLITDPAGELARVQDFLGLKRIVTDKHFYFNRTKGFPCLKKPESSGSPRCLGKSKGRTHVQIDRDAIEQLRDFYRPYNVKFYEMVGHDFKWE